The Emticicia oligotrophica DSM 17448 genome contains the following window.
AAAACGGCTTTATCAGTTGATGCTTCGGGATTTAATGCCAATGAAATAGTCAAACTTGCTGAAGAAAGCGGTATGCGATACATTACTTTTGTTGCCAAATACTTTCGAAAAAAAATCCGAAAATCTTAATCGTAGTAATCCATAACATTAATTCAATTTTAGTCAGCCTAATTCAACTTCCAACTTCATGAGAACTTTTTAATTTTTTCATTAATTTACCAAGTAAAATACCCTGTTTTTCAACTAAATCTAAAGTTTCAACAATTGCCTTTTCTAATGTCATTGGCGACTTTAAAATTGAAGTTGCGTACATAACATTTGGCTGTTGGGCAATTTTTTCAACATCTTGTAGTGTTCCACAAATAGCGATTACAGGTACTTGATAGTTGGAGGCCAAGTTCAATAATCTCGAAATCAATTTGCCTTCCCAAGTCTGGCTATCTATTTTACCCTCCCCAGTTATCAAAATTTGACTTTCAGAAATATGTTTTTCTATATCATTGAGTTTTATTATCCAATCTGCTGCCGAAATAATTTTAGCTCCAAATAATGCAGCAACTCCTCCACCAATTCCACCGCCAGCACCACTTCCGGTAATATTTTGTGGGTTTATTTGGGTATGTTTTTCCAATACTGATGCATAGTTTTTTAATCCACTATCTAAAAGCAAAACACTTTCTTCATCGGCTCCCTTTTGTCGGGAAAATACATGTGCAGCACCTTTCTGTCCATAAAATGGATTTTCGACATCGGTTGCAATAATAAAAGACACTTTATTTCGATTGAAAACTAATTCACTATCGTCAATTTTGTGAATATACCTGAGGTTTTGACCAATGGGTAATAAACTCTCGCCATCCTTATCAAAGTACCTAACACCTAATGCCGAAGCAATGCCAATAGCCGCATCATTAGTTGCAGTTCCACCTACGGTGAGCACAATTTCTGTAGCTCCTTTTTCGATTGCATCTCGAATTAATATGCCCGTTCCAATACTACTTGTGAGCATACAATTCCGATTTTCAGGTTTTATTAATTCAATACCAGATGCCCTTGCTGTTTCAATTACAGCCATTTTTTTCTCTGGAAGCAAAAGATATTTTGCTTCTATTGGATTAAAAAAAGGATCCTGTGTTAAACAAGAAATCCATTGGGCATTAAGAGCCAAACTGATGCTTTCGAGTGTACCTTCTCCTCCATCTGCCAATGGTTTTAAGGTACAAACCGCTTCAGGAAAAGTTGATTTTATTCCTTTTTCCAAAGCAATACAGATATCTGCTGCGGTTGCGGCATCTTTAAATTTATCTGGAGAAATTAAGATTTTCATCTAAAATTATTATTGAAATAGATTACTGAGGTTTAAACAAAGAATTATTATAAAGATGAAAAATAAGAGTAAGATTAAAATATTCCTTTTGTCTATTTCTAATTTAACTTTAAAAATTTCACTTTTTTGGTCTGTTGAAACATAAACCATACTTGCTAAAAGTGCCACTATAATCGTAACAAAAGCCCCAACGATATTCCACCAAAACCAAAAAATTTGTGGGACAAAAATCCAAAGAAACATATTAACCAATACCCCAGCCAAGAGCCCAATATTCATGGCTTTACCATTAACTCTTGAAATTAGTACTGCCACCAAAAATGTAGCCAGCATAGGGCCGTAAAATACAGAACCAATTTTATTAATGGCCTCGATGACAGTTTTAGCAATACTACCTACAAAAAAGCTGAATCCCAAAGTTGCAGCACCCCAAATAACTGTTGTCAATTTACTGTAAAAGACATATTTACTGTCATCAAAACCATTTCTTTTACTGATTATTTCTTCCATTGAGACAGCACTGAGTGAATTAAGAATAGAACTATAGGCAGACATTGCCGCTGCGATGATGGCAACTACCAATACACCTATCACACCATTCGGCAAATAATGCTCAATAAATATTGGAATCATCAAATCCGTTTTCCCTGCTGGAATTAAAGACATAAAATGTTGGTTTTGCAAGGCAAATGTTCCTAAAATTAAGCCTCCGATACAGTAACTAAGTGTAATTGGAAATCGAAGTAAACCATTGGCGAGTAAAATATTTTTAAGTGTAGGAACATCTTTTGCGGATATTATGCGTTGGGCTTGCATTTGGTCAGTGCCATAATAGGAAGTATAAAGAAAAATACCACCTAACAACATTGGGAAAAATCCGTATTCATCACCATTGATTCCAAAGTTGGAAAAGTCTATCACATGAAGTCGACTTTGGTCAACATGTTTTATAAGTTCTCCCCAACCTCCCATATTTTTTAACCCAAAATATACAATGATAAAAATACCAGTTACTTTAATTATCATTTGCACAACCTCGCTATAAACGATGGCTTTCATACCTCCCTCAAATGAATAAACGATAGTTGAAACCCCAACAATCAATAAGGTCATATTGAATGACAAATGTAAAAGCGATGCTAAAATTAGAGAAACAGCATACACAGTTACGGCTCCAGCAAACGACCTACTGAATAAAAAAACTGATGAAAGTATAAGCCTTGTGCTTGCACCAAATCTTTTTTCTAAAAAAGAATAAATACTCACAACTCCACTTCGGTAAAGAATTGGGCCAATAAAAGTCATAACCAATATCATAGCAATGGGGACACCCAGCTCGAAAGTGAGCCATTTCATTCCTCCACCTACACGTAAGCCAACAAAAGCAGGTGCCGAAACAAAGCTAATAACTGATAACTGAGATGCCATTGCTGACATCGTCAGTGAAAACCAACCAAAATTCTTGCCCCCCAAAAAATAGTCTTTTGAATTTTCTTGTTTTTTAAGGTAATAACCCAATACTAACATACCGATTATATAGGCGGCTATGATCGTGTAATCGAGGTAATTCATATATTAAATTGTTTTGGATGGATTCTATTCCATAATGAGTAATAATATGGCGGCAGTCCAAGAAAAGTCTTCGCCCCCATATCCTATTTTAAATTCTTCTGATTTAATTGGACTGAAATACTCATAAAACCCTTTTTTCACTGATAATTCAATGATATCGTTTCTGAGTTTTTCAGCAATTTCTAAAAATCCATACTGTTTAAAACCAATCGCTAAAAGCCAGTTTATATGCGGCCAAATGGGACCTCTCCAATAACGAACTGGGTCGAATGCGGAAGAAGAATATCCTAAACTTGGACAAAGGTATCCATCTAAATTTTCGCCTAAAAAGTGTTTGCTTAGAATTAATTCTGCCATTTTATTAGCTCTTTCTTCAGAAGCAATTCCAGCGAAAAGTGGAGCAAAACCCATAGCCGTTGGTTCTGAAATTTGAACATTATTTTTTAAATCAAAATAGGTATATTGCCCTAAAACATCATCAAAAAGTTTTGTGTTGATGCCATGGGCCGTTTTAGCGTACCATTCATCAAACTGTACAGATAATTCGGGTAAATCTAATGCATTTGATAATCTTGAAAGGCACTGATTTGATTTGGCTAAAATGCTATTGAAAAGTGGATCTTGAATCAAAAATGGCAAAATTTCGTACATTTTTTGTTCATCATAACCACAATTTCTCGACAACTCTATCAGATTCATGTAATAATTGTAATCTTTCTTAGTTGGCCTTTGCGATTGGTCAACATGCAAGGTATCCTTTCGGACAAAATCATACGTTGGTGCACTATACCTTGCCCAAACACTATCCCACACGGCACAATTATCAGTACCCGATTCCCAATTATGGCGAATATAAACCAGCCCTTCGTTTTTGGGATCTCTATTTTGATATAAATATTGATGAAAACGAAAAACTGATTTTACTGCTGAACGATAAAAATCAAGATATTTTTGTTTGTCAATTTCGTTTTCAAATAAGAATTCCAAGACAAATCCCAATACAGGGGGTTGTGTCATTCCTGTAGTTTTCACATGCTTTGGCGATAAATCACTGGCCTCTGAGCCATGAAATTTAGCATCGGGGAAATATTGTTTTTCTGGCGAGTCATTATGAAAAATAATATGTGGAATCATACCATTTTCCCACTGAGCACCAAATAATGTTTCGAGTTCAAGTCGTGCTTTATATTTGTCAATCAAAGACCAACCCATTGACACAAAACCTGAGTCCCAAAGCCATTGGAAAGGATATAAATTAGCAGATGGTACAGTAAAACCTTCTCTCCAATTCTTTTTTAAGGTCACTATACTTCTTTCTCTTAAAGATTCAATTGCTGAATGATTGAAATTCATATTATTATATTATTGTAAATTGATAAAATTGAAGGACAATTTACATTTTTTACCAAAGTATTTCCCCTTCCAAATGCCAATTCTACCTTATAGTTTGGAAGGGGAATATATTTATTTACTAAAATTTAAACAGAATATAGGTTGTCAATCTTCTTGGAAGAATGGGTCTTGCATTATAGAATGGGTCGTTTGTAATGACAGATGTATCAGCTACACGAGGGTCGCCTTCTGTAAGTCCACGATTGTTCAGTGCATTATAAACATTTAATCCTACTTTGATTGATTCTTTAGCTCCAACTTTAAATGATTTACCCGCTCTAAGATTAAGTATCGCATAAGCTGGTAAAACCACATTATTTTGGTCATCGGCATATCTTTTACCTTCTTGATTAACCAAAAATCCTAAATCCCAACCTTTTTTATCATAGCTCAATCCAATATTGAATATAGTTTTAGGTTGACGCAAAACCCAGTTCCCTTTATAATCTGTAATCACATCATCATCTGTACCGAGTTTACCGTCAGCACCAGAAGTGGTTCTTTTAAAATCAACGTATTCATGATCTTGTAATGTGGCATTCACATCAGCAATCAAACCATCTACTAATTTTACTGCAGCCGTTATTTCCACACCTTTGGTAGTAGTTAAACCAACTGGACGAGTTATTTCGCGTAATACACCATCAGCACCAGCGATGATTTCGTTCTGCAATCTATTTTTGATATTATTGTAATATAAAGCCATAGTACCAGAGATACGTGGAGAACTATATTTTGCACCAATCTCATATTGATAAACGGCTTCGTTTTTCTCGGGAACTACCTGAATAAATTCACCCTTTCCATCTCTATTCACATTTGAAAATGTACGTAGTTCAGGGAAGTAGTAACCTTTAGATAATGAACCATAAAGGTTAAGGGAATTATTAACACTATAGTTTGCACCTAAAACATAACCAAAATCATCTACTGTAAATTTCCTTGTAAATACTTTACCTGTTTGCCAACGATAAGAGGCATCCGCAGTATTGGTAGCCGCTGGGTTGGTATATGCTGCCGTTTCTCCAACGGTTACAATGCCCTTTTGTACTTCATATCTAAGCCCAGCATCAATTCTTAATTTACCAAAAACCATTTCATCACCCGCATAAAATGCCATTCTATTTGCCTCGAAAGTATTGTTAGTACGTCCTGCAACGTTTTGACGAAAACCTCCCTTGGTGTAGCGTGTGGTAACATTATTAGCATCTATGATTGATAAATCTACCAGACGTGGCATATTTTTCATTTCTAATAGAACACCAGTTCCAACCTCATCTTGAAGTTGTGAAGTGCTTGATCCGTAAGTACCAAAAGTTAAGTTATGTTCAGAATTGTTTGATTTAATTTGCTTTGTAATTCGTAAATCTGTTGATAAATCTTTCATAGGGCGATTTCTTAGCGTAATACTTGCTTCAGAAACGTATGTCTTACCGTTATTTGCTCCGTTTGAGAGTGCCATTGGTAATCCATTATCGGCATAGTTGAAAGTATAAGACTTTAAGTTTGCATTTCTTGCTTTTGCGTAGGTTTCAATCTCGAAAGTTCTACCCGGTGACCAAAAATCAAAAGTATGGTTGAAACTTGACAATCGAGTTTTGGATTTCACATCCCAACCTCCAAATTGTTTAGCAAATTCAAGCATGGTTGAAACACCTTTTGCCGTCACCCCATTGCCCAAGTTACCTTGTATTGTACCGAGTGGATTAACCAATGAAAAAACACCCATTTGCGGGGAATATAAAGACTGTACGACTTGACCATCATTTCCAGTTGCCGCTTGAACTGTATTTTCGTTAGCTTTTTCTTGTTTTACATGTGGAACTGGCAAATAGAATTGTGCCCCATCGTCTAAACTACGTACGTACAGACGAACATACCCATTGTCTAACTGTCGTGTGATATTGGCTCTTATTTGGTACCCCTTTGAATTAGCTCCTGTCAGTAAAGGGCCTTCATCATAACGTGCAAAACCACTTATGTTGTATTGCCATTTGTCGCCTGCAGAACCACCTGTATTAAAGTCAACACGGTAAAGGCTGAACTGACCAGTACTTAATTTTACGATTGATTCGCCTTCGCCACCACCTTTTTTAGAAATATAATTGAAAACACCAACTGGCGAGCCATTACCAAATAAAGTTGATGAACCTCCTCGTGCAAATTCAAAATTTCCTACTCCTAAATCTGGGCGAAAGAATACATCCTGTGCCGATGAAGTCAGATAGCCTGTTGCTTGTACGGGCATACCGTCTTCTTCAATGGGTGTATATTTGTATTGACCGCCAGATGGTAAGCCTCTCACCATGATATTTGAAGCTACTTCTCCTCCGCCACCTTCTGCATGAACACCTGGAATTACTCTAATAATATCCGCCATTGAATTGGCATTAATTGCTTGGATTTGTTTGGAATTTAGTTGCGAAAGAGAGGCTGTCATTTCTTTTTGGGTACGGGTAGTATTTGTACCTGTTACTACAACTTGATCAAGGTTGAAAGCATCTTCCTCAAGAACATAATTCTTCTCAATCGTAGCATTGTTAAGCTCTATTGTTTCCGTTTTAGTTTTATACCCGATGTAGCTGATCAAAATTGTGGTTTTACCTGTGCCTTCAATTTTAAGTTTATAGTTTCCTTCCATATCAGTTAATGCTCCAATTTTTGAGCCTTTCAGAGCCACAGTAACTCCAACGAGTGCCTCGCCAGATTTGTCTTTGATGGCCCCATAAAGTAGTGTCTGTGCCATTACATTCTGTCCTATTAGAAAGGAAAGTAAAATGGTCGAAAATAGTTTTAATTTCATAAGACTTTAATTAGATTAGTATAATTATAATTTGAAATAATTGTATTATTGCTACAAAATTATTTTATACATTTACAGAAAAAAAGTATTTTAAAATATTTAAAATGTTGATAATCAATTATTTACAATGCAACCGTTTACGTAAACGTTTACATAAAAAAGAATTTTCATGAAAAAAGGAAGAGTAAAACTTAAAGACATTGCCGAGAAACTAAATATTTCTACTGCTACTGTTTCAAGAGCCTTAAGAAATAGGATAGAAATTGGAGCAGAAATGCGTGAAAAAGTGAAGGCTGTGGCAAAAGAAATGCATTATCAACCTAACTTTATGGCTTCTCATTTGCGTTCACAAAGAAATTTTGCTATTGGTGTAGTTATACCCAAAGTTAATCATCAATATATGGCATCAATGATTAATGGAATTTTGGAGGAAGCAACGGACAATAATTTCCAAGTTATTATCAATGTAACTGAGCACTCTTACGAAAAGGAAGTAAAAGCTATAGAAATGTTTTCAAGTGGGATAGTAGATGGGCTTTTGATTTGTGTGAGTAATCAAACCAAGTATATTTCACATATTGAGCAACTTCAACAAAACAATATTCCTTTCGTTTTTTTTGATAAAGATATACCTAAGATTGATGCCCCGAAAGTAGTCGTAGATGATTTTACAGGGGCTTTTGTGGCTGTTGAGCATTTAATTCAACAAGGGTTTAGAAATATTGCTCATTTACAAGACAATTTAGTAAATCATGGCTCTCAAAAGCGATTAAAAGGGTATTATTCAGCTTTGAAGAAATACGGAATAGTGAAAAATGAGAATTTCGTTATGCAAATACCCAATATTTCAATTGGAGAGGGTCGAATTGCCACTGAAAACTTACTACGGACATATCCAAATATTGATGCTATTTTTGGAATTACAGATGAACTTGCAGTTGGAGCAATTCAGGCAGCTAAAAATTTAGGAAGGAAAATCCCAGAGGATTTTGGGGTAGTTGGATTTAGTAATTGGCAAATTTCTTCAGTAGTGAACCCAACACTGAGTACTGTTTCTCAACCAGGTAATGAAATGGGCAAGATTGCCACTAAATTATTAATTCAAAGAATAGAAGACCCTGAAAAATACTATGAAAAAAAACCAATAAAAATTTTAAAAACACAATTATTGGTAAGAGAATCTTCTTCAAGACTTAAAAACTGCCTAAATTATTAATTTTATTGCCTATACCAAAAAGTTTAATTTTAAATAATTCAACTAAATTAAGTAGTATTTTAGACTTTCAGCATTTAATATAAAAAGTTTATAGTCTACTCTATATTGAATTA
Protein-coding sequences here:
- a CDS encoding LacI family DNA-binding transcriptional regulator produces the protein MKKGRVKLKDIAEKLNISTATVSRALRNRIEIGAEMREKVKAVAKEMHYQPNFMASHLRSQRNFAIGVVIPKVNHQYMASMINGILEEATDNNFQVIINVTEHSYEKEVKAIEMFSSGIVDGLLICVSNQTKYISHIEQLQQNNIPFVFFDKDIPKIDAPKVVVDDFTGAFVAVEHLIQQGFRNIAHLQDNLVNHGSQKRLKGYYSALKKYGIVKNENFVMQIPNISIGEGRIATENLLRTYPNIDAIFGITDELAVGAIQAAKNLGRKIPEDFGVVGFSNWQISSVVNPTLSTVSQPGNEMGKIATKLLIQRIEDPEKYYEKKPIKILKTQLLVRESSSRLKNCLNY
- a CDS encoding alpha-L-fucosidase → MFNQKIPFADYQKTALSVDASGFNANEIVKLAEESGMRYITFVAKYFRKKIRKS
- a CDS encoding glycerate kinase encodes the protein MKILISPDKFKDAATAADICIALEKGIKSTFPEAVCTLKPLADGGEGTLESISLALNAQWISCLTQDPFFNPIEAKYLLLPEKKMAVIETARASGIELIKPENRNCMLTSSIGTGILIRDAIEKGATEIVLTVGGTATNDAAIGIASALGVRYFDKDGESLLPIGQNLRYIHKIDDSELVFNRNKVSFIIATDVENPFYGQKGAAHVFSRQKGADEESVLLLDSGLKNYASVLEKHTQINPQNITGSGAGGGIGGGVAALFGAKIISAADWIIKLNDIEKHISESQILITGEGKIDSQTWEGKLISRLLNLASNYQVPVIAICGTLQDVEKIAQQPNVMYATSILKSPMTLEKAIVETLDLVEKQGILLGKLMKKLKSSHEVGS
- a CDS encoding TonB-dependent receptor; translated protein: MKLKLFSTILLSFLIGQNVMAQTLLYGAIKDKSGEALVGVTVALKGSKIGALTDMEGNYKLKIEGTGKTTILISYIGYKTKTETIELNNATIEKNYVLEEDAFNLDQVVVTGTNTTRTQKEMTASLSQLNSKQIQAINANSMADIIRVIPGVHAEGGGGEVASNIMVRGLPSGGQYKYTPIEEDGMPVQATGYLTSSAQDVFFRPDLGVGNFEFARGGSSTLFGNGSPVGVFNYISKKGGGEGESIVKLSTGQFSLYRVDFNTGGSAGDKWQYNISGFARYDEGPLLTGANSKGYQIRANITRQLDNGYVRLYVRSLDDGAQFYLPVPHVKQEKANENTVQAATGNDGQVVQSLYSPQMGVFSLVNPLGTIQGNLGNGVTAKGVSTMLEFAKQFGGWDVKSKTRLSSFNHTFDFWSPGRTFEIETYAKARNANLKSYTFNYADNGLPMALSNGANNGKTYVSEASITLRNRPMKDLSTDLRITKQIKSNNSEHNLTFGTYGSSTSQLQDEVGTGVLLEMKNMPRLVDLSIIDANNVTTRYTKGGFRQNVAGRTNNTFEANRMAFYAGDEMVFGKLRIDAGLRYEVQKGIVTVGETAAYTNPAATNTADASYRWQTGKVFTRKFTVDDFGYVLGANYSVNNSLNLYGSLSKGYYFPELRTFSNVNRDGKGEFIQVVPEKNEAVYQYEIGAKYSSPRISGTMALYYNNIKNRLQNEIIAGADGVLREITRPVGLTTTKGVEITAAVKLVDGLIADVNATLQDHEYVDFKRTTSGADGKLGTDDDVITDYKGNWVLRQPKTIFNIGLSYDKKGWDLGFLVNQEGKRYADDQNNVVLPAYAILNLRAGKSFKVGAKESIKVGLNVYNALNNRGLTEGDPRVADTSVITNDPFYNARPILPRRLTTYILFKF
- a CDS encoding sodium:solute symporter family transporter, which translates into the protein MNYLDYTIIAAYIIGMLVLGYYLKKQENSKDYFLGGKNFGWFSLTMSAMASQLSVISFVSAPAFVGLRVGGGMKWLTFELGVPIAMILVMTFIGPILYRSGVVSIYSFLEKRFGASTRLILSSVFLFSRSFAGAVTVYAVSLILASLLHLSFNMTLLIVGVSTIVYSFEGGMKAIVYSEVVQMIIKVTGIFIIVYFGLKNMGGWGELIKHVDQSRLHVIDFSNFGINGDEYGFFPMLLGGIFLYTSYYGTDQMQAQRIISAKDVPTLKNILLANGLLRFPITLSYCIGGLILGTFALQNQHFMSLIPAGKTDLMIPIFIEHYLPNGVIGVLVVAIIAAAMSAYSSILNSLSAVSMEEIISKRNGFDDSKYVFYSKLTTVIWGAATLGFSFFVGSIAKTVIEAINKIGSVFYGPMLATFLVAVLISRVNGKAMNIGLLAGVLVNMFLWIFVPQIFWFWWNIVGAFVTIIVALLASMVYVSTDQKSEIFKVKLEIDKRNILILLLFFIFIIILCLNLSNLFQ
- a CDS encoding MGH1-like glycoside hydrolase domain-containing protein codes for the protein MNFNHSAIESLRERSIVTLKKNWREGFTVPSANLYPFQWLWDSGFVSMGWSLIDKYKARLELETLFGAQWENGMIPHIIFHNDSPEKQYFPDAKFHGSEASDLSPKHVKTTGMTQPPVLGFVLEFLFENEIDKQKYLDFYRSAVKSVFRFHQYLYQNRDPKNEGLVYIRHNWESGTDNCAVWDSVWARYSAPTYDFVRKDTLHVDQSQRPTKKDYNYYMNLIELSRNCGYDEQKMYEILPFLIQDPLFNSILAKSNQCLSRLSNALDLPELSVQFDEWYAKTAHGINTKLFDDVLGQYTYFDLKNNVQISEPTAMGFAPLFAGIASEERANKMAELILSKHFLGENLDGYLCPSLGYSSSAFDPVRYWRGPIWPHINWLLAIGFKQYGFLEIAEKLRNDIIELSVKKGFYEYFSPIKSEEFKIGYGGEDFSWTAAILLLIME